From the genome of Armigeres subalbatus isolate Guangzhou_Male unplaced genomic scaffold, GZ_Asu_2 Contig1702, whole genome shotgun sequence, one region includes:
- the LOC134203228 gene encoding uncharacterized protein LOC134203228 — MDQISLTDLRRQFFGPTLDESLLYGVECLRDFFSWRQHFDTDPTYSQTSRERSDSVVSDFNLYQSCRDLNELAHSPTESAISKKQNRYRRKLSNEQKGKPSILNIKSERKSSLSSDQVRPKRKVSTSECHCWADENAIAKTSPSSKQLQDYQVLSSEEMKEQKRSSLSSNTEEFESTLSAKSKSCAESSKEENVSKIKNAINSSPSLKEPSKLSRTDKLFSSSEQSSKTKPSSNGSSKILEKLKKELANSFIYETKTSPSTPPTRGRHTPRLSRHSRQRSLSSPPAKNSSSARRPKQIRSRWAFVKVNEFDDGAKTYDVLQTDLRVVDVQRLKGSSVDGTITAADLPPDMATEVVFVTLPDGSTLCYLGDDVKR; from the exons ATG GATCAAATTAGTCTCACGGATTTGAGGCGTCAGTTCTTCGGACCAACTTTGGATGAAAGTTTGCTCTACGGGGTTGAATGTTTGAGGGATTTTTTCAGTTGGAGACAACATTTCGACACTGATCCGACATATTCACAGACAAGTAGAGAACGCAGTGACAGCGTGGTTAGTGATTTCAATCTTTATCAGTCTTGTCGAGACCTAAATGAACTAGCGCATTCCCCGACGGAGAGTGCAATTTCAAAGAAGCAAAATAGATACAGGAGGAAA CTTTCAAATGAACAGAAAGGAAAGCCATCAATACTAAATATCAAATCTGAAAGAAAAAGTTCTTTGTCATCGGATCAAGTTCGACCGAAAAGAAAAGTTTCTACATCAGAATGCCATTGTTGGGCTGATGAAAATGCCATTGCTAAAACTTCACCTAGCAGTAAACAGCTTCAGGATTATCAAGTGCTTTCAAGTGAAGAAATGAAAGAACAGAAACGGAGCTCACTATCCAGTAATACAGAAGAGTTTGAGTCCACCCTTTCTGCGAAATCAAAGAGCTGTGCAGAATCATCCAAAgaagaaaatgtttcgaaaattaaaaa TGCAATAAATTCATCACCGTCCTTGAAGGAGCCCTCGAAACTATCCCGCACCGACAAACTTTTCTCATCATCCGAGCAGAGCAGCAAAACCAAACCCTCCTCTAACGGAAGTAGTAAAA TTCTCGAGAAGCTGAAAAAAGAGCTGGCCAACAGTTTTATCTACGAGACAAAAACCAGTCCTTCAACGCCACCGACACGTGGACGCCACACCCCCAGATTGTCGCGCCACTCCCGGCAGCGGTCCCTGTCGTCACCGCCTGCGAAAAACTCCTCGAGCGCCCGGCGGCCCAAACAGATACGATCCAGATGGGCCTTCGTCAAAGTGAACGAGTTCGACGATGGCGCAAAAACGTACGACGTTCTCCAGACGGACCTGCGAGTGGTGGACGTGCAGCGGCTGAAGGGTAGCTCTGTGGATGGAACAATCACCGCAGCAGACCTGCCTCCGGATATGGCCACCGAGGTCGTTTTCGTGACCCTACCGGACGGTTCCACGCTGTGCTATCTGGGTGATGATGTTAAACGTTGA